In Kryptolebias marmoratus isolate JLee-2015 linkage group LG4, ASM164957v2, whole genome shotgun sequence, the following proteins share a genomic window:
- the acap3b gene encoding arf-GAP with coiled-coil, ANK repeat and PH domain-containing protein 3b isoform X5: MTVDFEECIKDSPRFRAGIDDVETDVVEIEAKLDKLVKLCSGMIEAGRAYVSANKLFVNGIKDLSQQCKKEEMISECLEKCGESLQEIVNYHTILFDQAQRSIKQQLHIFIKEDVRKFKDTKKQFDRVREDMELAQVKNAQAPRNKVHEAEEATQALVLSRKAFRHLALDYVLQINVLQAKKKFEILDAMLSFMRAQYTLFQQGFNILDEIDPYMKKLAAQLDQLVIDSAVEKRELEHKHALIQQRTLMQDFSYDDPKLEFNVDAPNGVVMEGYLFKRASNAFKTWNRRWFSIQNSQLVYQKKLKDSLTVVVEDLRLCSVKPCEDNERRFCFEVVSPTKSCMLQAESEKLRQAWIQAVQASIASAYKDISDNYYIERLDRTASPSTSSIDSASEPRERGERADKAFRGGGESLLQRVQNLPGNELCSDCGQTAPCWASINLGVLLCIECSGIHRSLGVHFSKVRSLTLDSWEPELLKLMCELGNTVINNIYEGACEELGVKKPGPSSSRQEKEAWIKSKYVEKRFVKKMSGGEGLVEGERKSRPWTVKKCQRHSSSARAPNKARRKYHRYEPGSASPANLSAAAAAKFRRDSLFCPDELDSLFSYFDTGSGPRSLSSDSGLGGSTDGSTDILVFGSVVDSVTEEEEESEESSSGEVEIEQEVSSDPEDPRELHPGALLYRSSRLHNLPLMAEALAHGADVHSANEEEEGKTPLIQAVIGGSLIACEFLLQNGADVNQRDMRGRGPLHHATYLGHTGQVCLFLKRGASQTEVDEQGHDPLSIAVQAANADIVTLLRLARMNEEMREAEGPLGQPGQYPSSSPTEQQYRKCIQEFICLNIDES; encoded by the exons GGCTGGGATCGATGATGTGGAGACGGATGTGGTCGAAATCGAAGCAAAGCTTGACAAG TTGGTGAAGCTGTGCAGCGGGATGATCGAGGCCGGCAGGGCCTACGTCAGTGCCAACAAGCTCTTTGTTAACGGCATCAAAGATCTGTCCCAGCAGTGCAAGAAAGAGGAGATGATATCG GAATGCCTTGAAAAGTGTGGAGAAAGCCTCCAGGAGATTGTCAACTATCACACG ATTTTGTTTGACCAGGCTCAGAGGTCGATCAAACAGCAGCTTCATATCTTCATTAAAGA GGATGTTCGTAAGTTCAAGGACACCAAGAAGCAGTTTGACCGAGTGCGTGAGGACATGGAGCTGGCTCAGGTGAAGAACGCACAAGCGCCCAGGAACAAGGTGCACGAGGCGGAGGAGGCCACGCAGGCCCTCGTCCTGAGCCGCAAAGCCTTCAGGCACCTGGCCTTGGACTACGTGCTGCAG ATTAATGTCCTTCAGGCCAAGAAGAAGTTTGAAATCCTTGATGCA ATGCTGTCCTTCATGCGGGCCCAGTACACTTTGTTTCAACAAGGCTTCAACATCTTAGATGAGATCGACCCCTATATGAAAAAACTGGCTGCGCAG CTGGATCAGCTGGTCATCGACTCTGCCGTGGAGAAGAGGGAGCTGGAGCACAAGCATGCTCTCATCCAGCAGAGA actCTGATGCAg GATTTTTCTTACGATGACCCCAAGCTGGAGTTCAATGTGGATGCTCCGAATGGCGTGGTCATGGAGGGCTATCTGTTCAAGAGAGCCAGCAATGCTTTCAAGACCTGGAACAG GCGGTGGTTTTCTATCCAAAACAGCCAGCTGGTCTACCAAAAGAAACTCAAG GACTCTTTGACGGTTGTGGTTGAGGATCTGAGGTTGTGCTCGGTCAAACCATGTGAGGACAATGAGAGGAGGTTCTGCTTTGAGGTGGTTTCACCTACTAA gagctgcatGCTGCAAGCCGAGTCCGAGAAGCTGCGGCAGGCTTGGATCCAGGCGGTCCAGGCAAGCATCGCTTCTGCCTACAAAGACATCAGCGACAACTATTACATCGAG CGCTTGGACCGGACGGCTTCGCCCTCCACCAGCAGCATCGACTCTGCCAGCGAGCCCCGGGAGAGGGGGGAGAGGGCGGACAAGGCGTTTCGGGGAGGTGGGGAGAGTCTCCTCCAGCGGGTGCAGAACCTGCCAGGCAACGAGTTGTGCAGTGACTGCGGCCAAACGGCTCCCTGCTGGGCCTCGATCAACCTGGGAGTGCTGCTCTGCATCGAGTGCTCAGGGATCCACAG GAGTCTAGGAGTCCATTTCTCTAAAGTGCGCTCGCTGACGTTAGACTCGTGGGAGCCAGAGTTACTCAAG CTGATGTGTGAGCTGGGAAATACTGTCATCAACAACATTTATGAGGGAGCCTGCGAGGAACTAGGAGTTAAAAAACCCGGACCCTCCAGTTCAAG GCAGGAGAAGGAGGCCTGGATCAAGTCCAAATATGTTGAGAAACGTTTCGTGAAGAAGATGAGTGGGGGAGAAGGGCTGGTGGAGGGTGAGAGGAAATCCCGCCCGTGGACAGTGAAGAAATGCCAGAGACACAGCAGTTCTGCCCGGGCCCCCAACAAGGCCCGCAGGAAATACCACCGCTACGAACCTGGCAGCGCCTCACCTGCAAACCTCTCAGCAG cagctgcagcaaagTTTCGCCGGGACTCCCTGTTCTGTCCAGATGAGCTGGACTCGCTCTTCTCTTACTTCGACACTGGCTCCGGGCCTCGCA GTCTCAGCAGCGACAGCGGCTTGGGGGGAAGTACTGACGGCAGCACAGACATCCTGGTTTTTGGCTCTGTGGTGGACAGTGTAACAGAGGAAG AGGAGGAGTCGGAGGAGTCTTCCAGTGGTGAGGTGGAAATCGAACAGGAAGTGTCTTCAGACCCGGAGGATCCGAGGGAGTTGCACCCCGGGGCGCTGCTCTACAGATCTTCCCGCCTCCACAACTTGCCGCTCATGGCGGAGGCGTTGGCCCACGGCGCTGATGTACACTCTGCcaacgaggaagaggaggggaaaacGCCCCTCATTCAAGCTGTGATCGGG GGCTCCTTAATAGCTTGTGAGTTCTTGCTGCAGAACGGGGCCGATGTGAACCAGAGGGACATGAGAGGCCGGGGCCCTCTGCACCATGCCACCTATCTGGGACACACTGG TCAGGTGTGTTTGTTCCTAAAGAGAGGAGCTTCACAGACAGAGGTGGATGAGCAGGGTCACGATCCTCTCAGTATTGCTGTTCAGGCTGCAAACGCAGACATCGTTACTCT GTTGCGTCTGGCACGGATGAACGAGGAGATGCGTGAGGCGGAGGGTCCGTTGGGTCAACCAGGTCAATACCCCAGCAGCAGCCCCACTGAGCAGCAGTACAGGAAGTGCATCCAAGAATTTATCTGCCTCAACATAGACGAAAGCTAG
- the acap3b gene encoding arf-GAP with coiled-coil, ANK repeat and PH domain-containing protein 3b isoform X3 yields the protein MTVDFEECIKDSPRFRAGIDDVETDVVEIEAKLDKLVKLCSGMIEAGRAYVSANKLFVNGIKDLSQQCKKEEMISECLEKCGESLQEIVNYHTILFDQAQRSIKQQLHIFIKEDVRKFKDTKKQFDRVREDMELAQVKNAQAPRNKVHEAEEATQALVLSRKAFRHLALDYVLQINVLQAKKKFEILDAMLSFMRAQYTLFQQGFNILDEIDPYMKKLAAQLDQLVIDSAVEKRELEHKHALIQQRTLMQDFSYDDPKLEFNVDAPNGVVMEGYLFKRASNAFKTWNRRWFSIQNSQLVYQKKLKDSLTVVVEDLRLCSVKPCEDNERRFCFEVVSPTKSCMLQAESEKLRQAWIQAVQASIASAYKDISDNYYIERLDRTASPSTSSIDSASEPRERGERADKAFRGGGESLLQRVQNLPGNELCSDCGQTAPCWASINLGVLLCIECSGIHRSLGVHFSKVRSLTLDSWEPELLKLMCELGNTVINNIYEGACEELGVKKPGPSSSRQEKEAWIKSKYVEKRFVKKMSGGEGLVEGERKSRPWTVKKCQRHSSSARAPNKARRKYHRYEPGSASPANLSAAAAAKFRRDSLFCPDELDSLFSYFDTGSGPRSPAGLSSDSGLGGSTDGSTDILVFGSVVDSVTEEEEESEESSSGEVEIEQEVSSDPEDPRELHPGALLYRSSRLHNLPLMAEALAHGADVHSANEEEEGKTPLIQAVIGGSLIACEFLLQNGADVNQRDMRGRGPLHHATYLGHTGQVCLFLKRGASQTEVDEQGHDPLSIAVQAANADIVTLLRLARMNEEMREAEGPLGQPGGAPGRRSIKLKDIRDKVTSPVSFATSLSSHLCSPRS from the exons GGCTGGGATCGATGATGTGGAGACGGATGTGGTCGAAATCGAAGCAAAGCTTGACAAG TTGGTGAAGCTGTGCAGCGGGATGATCGAGGCCGGCAGGGCCTACGTCAGTGCCAACAAGCTCTTTGTTAACGGCATCAAAGATCTGTCCCAGCAGTGCAAGAAAGAGGAGATGATATCG GAATGCCTTGAAAAGTGTGGAGAAAGCCTCCAGGAGATTGTCAACTATCACACG ATTTTGTTTGACCAGGCTCAGAGGTCGATCAAACAGCAGCTTCATATCTTCATTAAAGA GGATGTTCGTAAGTTCAAGGACACCAAGAAGCAGTTTGACCGAGTGCGTGAGGACATGGAGCTGGCTCAGGTGAAGAACGCACAAGCGCCCAGGAACAAGGTGCACGAGGCGGAGGAGGCCACGCAGGCCCTCGTCCTGAGCCGCAAAGCCTTCAGGCACCTGGCCTTGGACTACGTGCTGCAG ATTAATGTCCTTCAGGCCAAGAAGAAGTTTGAAATCCTTGATGCA ATGCTGTCCTTCATGCGGGCCCAGTACACTTTGTTTCAACAAGGCTTCAACATCTTAGATGAGATCGACCCCTATATGAAAAAACTGGCTGCGCAG CTGGATCAGCTGGTCATCGACTCTGCCGTGGAGAAGAGGGAGCTGGAGCACAAGCATGCTCTCATCCAGCAGAGA actCTGATGCAg GATTTTTCTTACGATGACCCCAAGCTGGAGTTCAATGTGGATGCTCCGAATGGCGTGGTCATGGAGGGCTATCTGTTCAAGAGAGCCAGCAATGCTTTCAAGACCTGGAACAG GCGGTGGTTTTCTATCCAAAACAGCCAGCTGGTCTACCAAAAGAAACTCAAG GACTCTTTGACGGTTGTGGTTGAGGATCTGAGGTTGTGCTCGGTCAAACCATGTGAGGACAATGAGAGGAGGTTCTGCTTTGAGGTGGTTTCACCTACTAA gagctgcatGCTGCAAGCCGAGTCCGAGAAGCTGCGGCAGGCTTGGATCCAGGCGGTCCAGGCAAGCATCGCTTCTGCCTACAAAGACATCAGCGACAACTATTACATCGAG CGCTTGGACCGGACGGCTTCGCCCTCCACCAGCAGCATCGACTCTGCCAGCGAGCCCCGGGAGAGGGGGGAGAGGGCGGACAAGGCGTTTCGGGGAGGTGGGGAGAGTCTCCTCCAGCGGGTGCAGAACCTGCCAGGCAACGAGTTGTGCAGTGACTGCGGCCAAACGGCTCCCTGCTGGGCCTCGATCAACCTGGGAGTGCTGCTCTGCATCGAGTGCTCAGGGATCCACAG GAGTCTAGGAGTCCATTTCTCTAAAGTGCGCTCGCTGACGTTAGACTCGTGGGAGCCAGAGTTACTCAAG CTGATGTGTGAGCTGGGAAATACTGTCATCAACAACATTTATGAGGGAGCCTGCGAGGAACTAGGAGTTAAAAAACCCGGACCCTCCAGTTCAAG GCAGGAGAAGGAGGCCTGGATCAAGTCCAAATATGTTGAGAAACGTTTCGTGAAGAAGATGAGTGGGGGAGAAGGGCTGGTGGAGGGTGAGAGGAAATCCCGCCCGTGGACAGTGAAGAAATGCCAGAGACACAGCAGTTCTGCCCGGGCCCCCAACAAGGCCCGCAGGAAATACCACCGCTACGAACCTGGCAGCGCCTCACCTGCAAACCTCTCAGCAG cagctgcagcaaagTTTCGCCGGGACTCCCTGTTCTGTCCAGATGAGCTGGACTCGCTCTTCTCTTACTTCGACACTGGCTCCGGGCCTCGCA GCCCCGCAGGTCTCAGCAGCGACAGCGGCTTGGGGGGAAGTACTGACGGCAGCACAGACATCCTGGTTTTTGGCTCTGTGGTGGACAGTGTAACAGAGGAAG AGGAGGAGTCGGAGGAGTCTTCCAGTGGTGAGGTGGAAATCGAACAGGAAGTGTCTTCAGACCCGGAGGATCCGAGGGAGTTGCACCCCGGGGCGCTGCTCTACAGATCTTCCCGCCTCCACAACTTGCCGCTCATGGCGGAGGCGTTGGCCCACGGCGCTGATGTACACTCTGCcaacgaggaagaggaggggaaaacGCCCCTCATTCAAGCTGTGATCGGG GGCTCCTTAATAGCTTGTGAGTTCTTGCTGCAGAACGGGGCCGATGTGAACCAGAGGGACATGAGAGGCCGGGGCCCTCTGCACCATGCCACCTATCTGGGACACACTGG TCAGGTGTGTTTGTTCCTAAAGAGAGGAGCTTCACAGACAGAGGTGGATGAGCAGGGTCACGATCCTCTCAGTATTGCTGTTCAGGCTGCAAACGCAGACATCGTTACTCT GTTGCGTCTGGCACGGATGAACGAGGAGATGCGTGAGGCGGAGGGTCCGTTGGGTCAACCAG
- the acap3b gene encoding arf-GAP with coiled-coil, ANK repeat and PH domain-containing protein 3b isoform X2 — protein MTVDFEECIKDSPRFRAGIDDVETDVVEIEAKLDKLVKLCSGMIEAGRAYVSANKLFVNGIKDLSQQCKKEEMISECLEKCGESLQEIVNYHTILFDQAQRSIKQQLHIFIKEDVRKFKDTKKQFDRVREDMELAQVKNAQAPRNKVHEAEEATQALVLSRKAFRHLALDYVLQINVLQAKKKFEILDAMLSFMRAQYTLFQQGFNILDEIDPYMKKLAAQLDQLVIDSAVEKRELEHKHALIQQRTLMQDFSYDDPKLEFNVDAPNGVVMEGYLFKRASNAFKTWNRRWFSIQNSQLVYQKKLKDSLTVVVEDLRLCSVKPCEDNERRFCFEVVSPTKSCMLQAESEKLRQAWIQAVQASIASAYKDISDNYYIERLDRTASPSTSSIDSASEPRERGERADKAFRGGGESLLQRVQNLPGNELCSDCGQTAPCWASINLGVLLCIECSGIHRSLGVHFSKVRSLTLDSWEPELLKLMCELGNTVINNIYEGACEELGVKKPGPSSSRQEKEAWIKSKYVEKRFVKKMSGGEGLVEGERKSRPWTVKKCQRHSSSARAPNKARRKYHRYEPGSASPANLSAAAAAKFRRDSLFCPDELDSLFSYFDTGSGPRSPAGLSSDSGLGGSTDGSTDILVFGSVVDSVTEEEEESEESSSGEVEIEQEVSSDPEDPRELHPGALLYRSSRLHNLPLMAEALAHGADVHSANEEEEGKTPLIQAVIGGSLIACEFLLQNGADVNQRDMRGRGPLHHATYLGHTGQVCLFLKRGASQTEVDEQGHDPLSIAVQAANADIVTLLRLARMNEEMREAEGPLGQPGQYPSSSPTEQQYRGAPGRRSIKLKDIRDKLQNYKKGSPKHRFGHPTW, from the exons GGCTGGGATCGATGATGTGGAGACGGATGTGGTCGAAATCGAAGCAAAGCTTGACAAG TTGGTGAAGCTGTGCAGCGGGATGATCGAGGCCGGCAGGGCCTACGTCAGTGCCAACAAGCTCTTTGTTAACGGCATCAAAGATCTGTCCCAGCAGTGCAAGAAAGAGGAGATGATATCG GAATGCCTTGAAAAGTGTGGAGAAAGCCTCCAGGAGATTGTCAACTATCACACG ATTTTGTTTGACCAGGCTCAGAGGTCGATCAAACAGCAGCTTCATATCTTCATTAAAGA GGATGTTCGTAAGTTCAAGGACACCAAGAAGCAGTTTGACCGAGTGCGTGAGGACATGGAGCTGGCTCAGGTGAAGAACGCACAAGCGCCCAGGAACAAGGTGCACGAGGCGGAGGAGGCCACGCAGGCCCTCGTCCTGAGCCGCAAAGCCTTCAGGCACCTGGCCTTGGACTACGTGCTGCAG ATTAATGTCCTTCAGGCCAAGAAGAAGTTTGAAATCCTTGATGCA ATGCTGTCCTTCATGCGGGCCCAGTACACTTTGTTTCAACAAGGCTTCAACATCTTAGATGAGATCGACCCCTATATGAAAAAACTGGCTGCGCAG CTGGATCAGCTGGTCATCGACTCTGCCGTGGAGAAGAGGGAGCTGGAGCACAAGCATGCTCTCATCCAGCAGAGA actCTGATGCAg GATTTTTCTTACGATGACCCCAAGCTGGAGTTCAATGTGGATGCTCCGAATGGCGTGGTCATGGAGGGCTATCTGTTCAAGAGAGCCAGCAATGCTTTCAAGACCTGGAACAG GCGGTGGTTTTCTATCCAAAACAGCCAGCTGGTCTACCAAAAGAAACTCAAG GACTCTTTGACGGTTGTGGTTGAGGATCTGAGGTTGTGCTCGGTCAAACCATGTGAGGACAATGAGAGGAGGTTCTGCTTTGAGGTGGTTTCACCTACTAA gagctgcatGCTGCAAGCCGAGTCCGAGAAGCTGCGGCAGGCTTGGATCCAGGCGGTCCAGGCAAGCATCGCTTCTGCCTACAAAGACATCAGCGACAACTATTACATCGAG CGCTTGGACCGGACGGCTTCGCCCTCCACCAGCAGCATCGACTCTGCCAGCGAGCCCCGGGAGAGGGGGGAGAGGGCGGACAAGGCGTTTCGGGGAGGTGGGGAGAGTCTCCTCCAGCGGGTGCAGAACCTGCCAGGCAACGAGTTGTGCAGTGACTGCGGCCAAACGGCTCCCTGCTGGGCCTCGATCAACCTGGGAGTGCTGCTCTGCATCGAGTGCTCAGGGATCCACAG GAGTCTAGGAGTCCATTTCTCTAAAGTGCGCTCGCTGACGTTAGACTCGTGGGAGCCAGAGTTACTCAAG CTGATGTGTGAGCTGGGAAATACTGTCATCAACAACATTTATGAGGGAGCCTGCGAGGAACTAGGAGTTAAAAAACCCGGACCCTCCAGTTCAAG GCAGGAGAAGGAGGCCTGGATCAAGTCCAAATATGTTGAGAAACGTTTCGTGAAGAAGATGAGTGGGGGAGAAGGGCTGGTGGAGGGTGAGAGGAAATCCCGCCCGTGGACAGTGAAGAAATGCCAGAGACACAGCAGTTCTGCCCGGGCCCCCAACAAGGCCCGCAGGAAATACCACCGCTACGAACCTGGCAGCGCCTCACCTGCAAACCTCTCAGCAG cagctgcagcaaagTTTCGCCGGGACTCCCTGTTCTGTCCAGATGAGCTGGACTCGCTCTTCTCTTACTTCGACACTGGCTCCGGGCCTCGCA GCCCCGCAGGTCTCAGCAGCGACAGCGGCTTGGGGGGAAGTACTGACGGCAGCACAGACATCCTGGTTTTTGGCTCTGTGGTGGACAGTGTAACAGAGGAAG AGGAGGAGTCGGAGGAGTCTTCCAGTGGTGAGGTGGAAATCGAACAGGAAGTGTCTTCAGACCCGGAGGATCCGAGGGAGTTGCACCCCGGGGCGCTGCTCTACAGATCTTCCCGCCTCCACAACTTGCCGCTCATGGCGGAGGCGTTGGCCCACGGCGCTGATGTACACTCTGCcaacgaggaagaggaggggaaaacGCCCCTCATTCAAGCTGTGATCGGG GGCTCCTTAATAGCTTGTGAGTTCTTGCTGCAGAACGGGGCCGATGTGAACCAGAGGGACATGAGAGGCCGGGGCCCTCTGCACCATGCCACCTATCTGGGACACACTGG TCAGGTGTGTTTGTTCCTAAAGAGAGGAGCTTCACAGACAGAGGTGGATGAGCAGGGTCACGATCCTCTCAGTATTGCTGTTCAGGCTGCAAACGCAGACATCGTTACTCT GTTGCGTCTGGCACGGATGAACGAGGAGATGCGTGAGGCGGAGGGTCCGTTGGGTCAACCAGGTCAATACCCCAGCAGCAGCCCCACTGAGCAGCAGTACA
- the acap3b gene encoding arf-GAP with coiled-coil, ANK repeat and PH domain-containing protein 3b isoform X1 encodes MTVDFEECIKDSPRFRAGIDDVETDVVEIEAKLDKLVKLCSGMIEAGRAYVSANKLFVNGIKDLSQQCKKEEMISECLEKCGESLQEIVNYHTILFDQAQRSIKQQLHIFIKEDVRKFKDTKKQFDRVREDMELAQVKNAQAPRNKVHEAEEATQALVLSRKAFRHLALDYVLQINVLQAKKKFEILDAMLSFMRAQYTLFQQGFNILDEIDPYMKKLAAQLDQLVIDSAVEKRELEHKHALIQQRTLMQDFSYDDPKLEFNVDAPNGVVMEGYLFKRASNAFKTWNRRWFSIQNSQLVYQKKLKDSLTVVVEDLRLCSVKPCEDNERRFCFEVVSPTKSCMLQAESEKLRQAWIQAVQASIASAYKDISDNYYIERLDRTASPSTSSIDSASEPRERGERADKAFRGGGESLLQRVQNLPGNELCSDCGQTAPCWASINLGVLLCIECSGIHRSLGVHFSKVRSLTLDSWEPELLKLMCELGNTVINNIYEGACEELGVKKPGPSSSRQEKEAWIKSKYVEKRFVKKMSGGEGLVEGERKSRPWTVKKCQRHSSSARAPNKARRKYHRYEPGSASPANLSAAAAAKFRRDSLFCPDELDSLFSYFDTGSGPRSPAGLSSDSGLGGSTDGSTDILVFGSVVDSVTEEEEESEESSSGEVEIEQEVSSDPEDPRELHPGALLYRSSRLHNLPLMAEALAHGADVHSANEEEEGKTPLIQAVIGGSLIACEFLLQNGADVNQRDMRGRGPLHHATYLGHTGQVCLFLKRGASQTEVDEQGHDPLSIAVQAANADIVTLLRLARMNEEMREAEGPLGQPGQYPSSSPTEQQYRGAPGRRSIKLKDIRDKVTSPVSFATSLSSHLCSPRS; translated from the exons GGCTGGGATCGATGATGTGGAGACGGATGTGGTCGAAATCGAAGCAAAGCTTGACAAG TTGGTGAAGCTGTGCAGCGGGATGATCGAGGCCGGCAGGGCCTACGTCAGTGCCAACAAGCTCTTTGTTAACGGCATCAAAGATCTGTCCCAGCAGTGCAAGAAAGAGGAGATGATATCG GAATGCCTTGAAAAGTGTGGAGAAAGCCTCCAGGAGATTGTCAACTATCACACG ATTTTGTTTGACCAGGCTCAGAGGTCGATCAAACAGCAGCTTCATATCTTCATTAAAGA GGATGTTCGTAAGTTCAAGGACACCAAGAAGCAGTTTGACCGAGTGCGTGAGGACATGGAGCTGGCTCAGGTGAAGAACGCACAAGCGCCCAGGAACAAGGTGCACGAGGCGGAGGAGGCCACGCAGGCCCTCGTCCTGAGCCGCAAAGCCTTCAGGCACCTGGCCTTGGACTACGTGCTGCAG ATTAATGTCCTTCAGGCCAAGAAGAAGTTTGAAATCCTTGATGCA ATGCTGTCCTTCATGCGGGCCCAGTACACTTTGTTTCAACAAGGCTTCAACATCTTAGATGAGATCGACCCCTATATGAAAAAACTGGCTGCGCAG CTGGATCAGCTGGTCATCGACTCTGCCGTGGAGAAGAGGGAGCTGGAGCACAAGCATGCTCTCATCCAGCAGAGA actCTGATGCAg GATTTTTCTTACGATGACCCCAAGCTGGAGTTCAATGTGGATGCTCCGAATGGCGTGGTCATGGAGGGCTATCTGTTCAAGAGAGCCAGCAATGCTTTCAAGACCTGGAACAG GCGGTGGTTTTCTATCCAAAACAGCCAGCTGGTCTACCAAAAGAAACTCAAG GACTCTTTGACGGTTGTGGTTGAGGATCTGAGGTTGTGCTCGGTCAAACCATGTGAGGACAATGAGAGGAGGTTCTGCTTTGAGGTGGTTTCACCTACTAA gagctgcatGCTGCAAGCCGAGTCCGAGAAGCTGCGGCAGGCTTGGATCCAGGCGGTCCAGGCAAGCATCGCTTCTGCCTACAAAGACATCAGCGACAACTATTACATCGAG CGCTTGGACCGGACGGCTTCGCCCTCCACCAGCAGCATCGACTCTGCCAGCGAGCCCCGGGAGAGGGGGGAGAGGGCGGACAAGGCGTTTCGGGGAGGTGGGGAGAGTCTCCTCCAGCGGGTGCAGAACCTGCCAGGCAACGAGTTGTGCAGTGACTGCGGCCAAACGGCTCCCTGCTGGGCCTCGATCAACCTGGGAGTGCTGCTCTGCATCGAGTGCTCAGGGATCCACAG GAGTCTAGGAGTCCATTTCTCTAAAGTGCGCTCGCTGACGTTAGACTCGTGGGAGCCAGAGTTACTCAAG CTGATGTGTGAGCTGGGAAATACTGTCATCAACAACATTTATGAGGGAGCCTGCGAGGAACTAGGAGTTAAAAAACCCGGACCCTCCAGTTCAAG GCAGGAGAAGGAGGCCTGGATCAAGTCCAAATATGTTGAGAAACGTTTCGTGAAGAAGATGAGTGGGGGAGAAGGGCTGGTGGAGGGTGAGAGGAAATCCCGCCCGTGGACAGTGAAGAAATGCCAGAGACACAGCAGTTCTGCCCGGGCCCCCAACAAGGCCCGCAGGAAATACCACCGCTACGAACCTGGCAGCGCCTCACCTGCAAACCTCTCAGCAG cagctgcagcaaagTTTCGCCGGGACTCCCTGTTCTGTCCAGATGAGCTGGACTCGCTCTTCTCTTACTTCGACACTGGCTCCGGGCCTCGCA GCCCCGCAGGTCTCAGCAGCGACAGCGGCTTGGGGGGAAGTACTGACGGCAGCACAGACATCCTGGTTTTTGGCTCTGTGGTGGACAGTGTAACAGAGGAAG AGGAGGAGTCGGAGGAGTCTTCCAGTGGTGAGGTGGAAATCGAACAGGAAGTGTCTTCAGACCCGGAGGATCCGAGGGAGTTGCACCCCGGGGCGCTGCTCTACAGATCTTCCCGCCTCCACAACTTGCCGCTCATGGCGGAGGCGTTGGCCCACGGCGCTGATGTACACTCTGCcaacgaggaagaggaggggaaaacGCCCCTCATTCAAGCTGTGATCGGG GGCTCCTTAATAGCTTGTGAGTTCTTGCTGCAGAACGGGGCCGATGTGAACCAGAGGGACATGAGAGGCCGGGGCCCTCTGCACCATGCCACCTATCTGGGACACACTGG TCAGGTGTGTTTGTTCCTAAAGAGAGGAGCTTCACAGACAGAGGTGGATGAGCAGGGTCACGATCCTCTCAGTATTGCTGTTCAGGCTGCAAACGCAGACATCGTTACTCT GTTGCGTCTGGCACGGATGAACGAGGAGATGCGTGAGGCGGAGGGTCCGTTGGGTCAACCAGGTCAATACCCCAGCAGCAGCCCCACTGAGCAGCAGTACA